Proteins encoded in a region of the Veillonella parvula genome:
- a CDS encoding flavin reductase: MKPFETKDYKAFTMFENRWALVTAGTLDDFNTCTVSWGSMGNIWGPNGGDISTVTVYIHPARYTQEFMAKYDTFTVSFFPESYHKALGYLGSHSGRDENKVANSGLTPVVAGDGVTFKEAELTFVCKKLYEHQFDEAYLAEKVKDYYASNPAVYTQAGHDRWEPHYMYIGEVVDAIED; encoded by the coding sequence ATGAAACCATTTGAAACAAAGGATTATAAAGCTTTTACTATGTTTGAGAATCGTTGGGCTCTTGTTACGGCTGGAACGCTTGATGATTTTAATACATGTACGGTTAGTTGGGGCAGTATGGGCAACATATGGGGCCCTAATGGTGGCGATATATCCACTGTGACGGTGTACATCCATCCAGCGCGTTACACTCAAGAGTTTATGGCTAAATATGATACTTTTACAGTTAGTTTCTTCCCTGAAAGCTATCACAAGGCTCTTGGTTATTTAGGTTCTCATTCTGGCCGCGACGAAAATAAGGTGGCAAATTCTGGCCTAACACCAGTTGTGGCAGGCGATGGGGTAACTTTCAAAGAAGCAGAGTTAACTTTTGTATGTAAAAAGCTATATGAACACCAATTCGATGAAGCCTATTTGGCAGAAAAGGTAAAAGATTATTACGCATCTAATCCTGCTGTATATACACAAGCTGGGCATGATCGTTGGGAACCACATTATATGTACATTGGCGAAGTAGTTGACGCCATAGAGGACTAG
- a CDS encoding nitroreductase, with translation MNTLECIKTRHSTRKFKADQLSRKLIDQVLDAGRRAPSGGNTQLTHFMVITNQVVLKELVTLIQEEYGKMPITENTLPYMVNIIKMSAEGKFVFHYNAPVLIVLASKPNYANNFADVSCAMQNMMLACNELELGSCWVNQIRHLQDNERIQAKMRELGLIEDEKVYASLAIGYPDMPNGLNRREIEPKGYPVTYID, from the coding sequence ATGAATACCTTAGAATGTATTAAAACTCGTCATAGTACACGTAAATTTAAAGCTGATCAATTATCTAGAAAGCTCATCGATCAAGTACTCGACGCAGGTCGTCGTGCTCCATCTGGTGGCAATACACAATTAACACATTTCATGGTCATTACGAACCAAGTCGTGCTCAAAGAACTAGTAACACTTATTCAAGAAGAATACGGCAAAATGCCGATTACAGAAAATACATTACCTTACATGGTGAATATCATTAAGATGTCCGCCGAAGGCAAATTTGTATTCCACTATAATGCACCTGTGCTCATCGTATTAGCTAGCAAACCAAATTATGCCAACAACTTTGCTGACGTGTCATGTGCTATGCAAAACATGATGCTCGCTTGCAACGAACTAGAACTTGGCAGCTGCTGGGTTAACCAAATCCGCCATCTGCAAGATAACGAACGCATTCAAGCTAAAATGCGTGAACTAGGTCTGATCGAAGACGAAAAAGTCTACGCTAGCCTTGCTATCGGCTATCCAGATATGCCAAATGGCCTTAACCGCCGTGAAATCGAGCCAAAAGGCTATCCTGTAACATATATTGATTAA
- a CDS encoding DNA-3-methyladenine glycosylase I, with translation MTTCEWPTTPLYHEYHDYEWGRPIHDDQLQFEHLCLESFQCGLSWLTVLNKRDIIRECFDHFDIDTVAAYGESDVERIMNTEGMIKSRSKIEAMISNAAAFKRIQSEFGSFCNYIWGFTNHKTIIYENHPEGHFPTKNGLSTRISKDLKKRGFKFVGPVTIYSHLQASGLINDHGKDCPCFEEINKTADIVRLPVDDEA, from the coding sequence ATGACGACTTGTGAATGGCCGACGACGCCTTTATATCATGAATACCACGATTATGAGTGGGGCCGACCAATTCATGATGATCAACTTCAGTTTGAACATCTTTGTCTCGAAAGCTTTCAATGTGGCCTCAGCTGGCTTACGGTTTTAAATAAACGAGACATCATTCGAGAATGTTTTGATCATTTTGATATTGATACGGTGGCTGCTTATGGTGAAAGCGATGTCGAACGTATCATGAATACAGAGGGCATGATTAAGTCTCGCTCTAAAATTGAAGCTATGATAAGTAATGCTGCTGCTTTTAAACGTATTCAATCTGAATTTGGTTCGTTTTGTAACTATATTTGGGGGTTTACCAATCATAAAACGATTATTTATGAAAACCATCCAGAAGGTCATTTTCCTACAAAGAATGGTTTATCTACACGGATCAGTAAAGACTTAAAGAAGAGGGGCTTTAAGTTTGTAGGTCCTGTTACAATTTATTCGCATCTACAAGCTAGTGGCCTTATCAATGATCACGGTAAAGACTGCCCTTGCTTTGAGGAGATTAATAAAACAGCAGATATCGTACGGTTACCTGTAGACGATGAAGCGTAA
- the pgtP gene encoding phosphoglycerate transporter protein PgtP codes for MSIFSPAPHIERLPEAQIDSTYKRLRREVFAGTFIGYATFYLIRQNFSLAVPYMIAEYGYTKADLGIVMTILSVAYGVSKFVMGNASDRSNPKYFSTVGLLLSALVMLLFGTLPGVMSSIPIMCVLALLNGWFQGMGYPPYAKNMVTWFSRSERGAWWSWWNVSHNLGGGIIAPLATLGIYLFGTWHSIFFFPALISIVLAIITFVLLKDTPQSCGLPPIEEYKHEVVHTHTENEEKSTFKEIFYKYILHNKYLWYLAIANIFVYFIRYGVVSWAPTYLTAVKGFTKEGSRWAYFLYEWAGIPGMLVSGYLSDRVFRGRRAPATICFMLFVILAILVYWFNPAGNVLIDNLALIAIGFLIYGPVMMIGLQAADMVPRVATGGATGLTGLLGYLIGSAGAGAFMGLMVDLYGWDGGFIALVGACILSIVFLLLTLGDKGQQ; via the coding sequence ATGTCGATTTTCTCTCCTGCTCCTCATATTGAACGTTTACCAGAGGCGCAAATCGATTCCACCTACAAACGTCTTCGACGCGAAGTCTTTGCAGGTACATTTATTGGTTATGCTACATTCTATTTGATCCGCCAAAACTTTAGTTTGGCTGTTCCGTACATGATTGCTGAGTACGGCTACACTAAAGCGGATCTCGGTATAGTTATGACCATCTTATCCGTAGCTTACGGCGTAAGTAAATTTGTTATGGGTAATGCGTCTGACCGCTCTAACCCAAAATACTTCTCCACAGTAGGTCTATTGCTTAGTGCTTTAGTTATGTTATTATTCGGCACCTTACCAGGTGTTATGAGCAGTATTCCTATCATGTGCGTTCTTGCCTTATTAAACGGTTGGTTCCAAGGTATGGGCTACCCTCCATATGCAAAAAACATGGTAACTTGGTTCTCCCGTTCCGAACGCGGTGCTTGGTGGTCTTGGTGGAACGTGTCCCACAACCTAGGTGGCGGCATTATCGCTCCTCTTGCTACGCTTGGCATCTACCTATTCGGTACATGGCATAGTATCTTCTTCTTCCCTGCCCTTATTTCTATCGTGTTAGCGATTATTACCTTTGTATTGTTGAAAGATACGCCTCAATCCTGTGGCTTACCGCCTATCGAAGAATACAAACACGAAGTAGTTCATACACATACAGAAAATGAAGAAAAAAGTACTTTTAAAGAAATCTTCTACAAATATATTTTGCATAATAAATACTTATGGTATCTTGCGATTGCGAACATCTTTGTATACTTCATCCGTTACGGCGTAGTTAGCTGGGCACCGACCTACTTAACCGCTGTGAAAGGCTTCACAAAAGAAGGTTCCCGTTGGGCTTACTTCTTATACGAATGGGCTGGTATTCCAGGCATGCTTGTAAGTGGTTACTTAAGTGACCGCGTATTCCGCGGCCGTCGTGCTCCAGCTACGATTTGTTTTATGTTATTCGTTATCTTAGCGATCCTTGTATACTGGTTTAACCCTGCAGGCAATGTCCTCATCGATAACTTAGCACTCATTGCTATCGGCTTCCTCATCTACGGTCCTGTTATGATGATTGGCCTTCAAGCAGCAGATATGGTGCCACGTGTAGCAACAGGTGGTGCTACTGGCCTTACAGGCCTTCTTGGTTACCTCATCGGTTCTGCTGGTGCTGGTGCTTTCATGGGTCTCATGGTTGACCTCTACGGTTGGGATGGTGGTTTCATTGCCCTCGTTGGTGCATGTATCCTATCCATCGTATTCCTACTCCTCACCCTTGGAGACAAAGGACAACAATAG
- a CDS encoding DUF554 domain-containing protein, which translates to MIGLGTAINIGLIIAGSLCGLAFGRFMKENLKQTLMIVSGIIVLLLGMSGAMQYMLVIVNGSLQTTGPLLMIISMVVGAVIGEIIDLNHWITVFGDWVKARTGNAGDPKFTHAFITASLTFTVGAMGVLGSIQDGLTGNYQTLLLKGILDGIIVMVMVSSMGKGALFSFIPVGITQWLITAMAHIAAPLMTPSAIDNLSYVGSILIFCVGIDLIWPGKVRIANLLPAIFVAMGLTFLL; encoded by the coding sequence ATGATTGGTTTGGGAACGGCCATTAATATTGGCCTCATTATAGCTGGCAGCCTATGTGGCCTCGCGTTTGGTCGCTTTATGAAAGAAAATTTAAAGCAAACGCTCATGATTGTGAGCGGTATTATCGTGCTTCTCCTCGGTATGAGCGGGGCCATGCAGTATATGCTCGTCATTGTCAATGGATCTCTACAAACAACGGGCCCTCTATTGATGATTATTAGCATGGTTGTAGGTGCCGTTATTGGCGAAATTATTGACCTCAATCATTGGATTACCGTATTTGGTGACTGGGTGAAAGCTCGCACTGGCAACGCTGGTGATCCAAAGTTTACGCACGCCTTTATCACGGCATCTTTGACGTTTACCGTAGGTGCTATGGGTGTACTTGGTTCCATTCAAGATGGCCTTACTGGAAATTATCAGACATTACTTTTAAAAGGCATCCTCGACGGCATCATCGTTATGGTTATGGTATCCTCTATGGGTAAAGGGGCGCTGTTCTCCTTTATTCCTGTAGGTATTACGCAATGGCTCATTACGGCTATGGCACATATTGCAGCGCCATTGATGACACCTAGTGCCATCGATAACCTATCCTACGTTGGATCTATTCTGATTTTCTGCGTTGGTATCGACCTCATCTGGCCTGGCAAAGTACGTATTGCAAACCTTTTGCCAGCCATCTTCGTGGCAATGGGACTTACATTTTTGCTATAA
- a CDS encoding Spx/MgsR family RNA polymerase-binding regulatory protein, whose amino-acid sequence MLFVEYPKCTTCKKAKKFLDDHNIKYTDRDIKSENPTAEEIAAWYPQSGKDLKAFFNTSGMIYREQQLKDKLPNLSEEEKLALLASNGMLVKRPILVLEDKVLVGFKEAEWIEALKL is encoded by the coding sequence ATGTTATTCGTTGAATATCCTAAATGCACAACATGCAAAAAAGCAAAGAAATTCTTAGATGATCACAACATTAAGTACACAGATCGTGACATCAAGTCCGAAAACCCTACAGCAGAGGAAATTGCTGCTTGGTATCCACAATCTGGCAAGGATTTGAAAGCATTCTTTAATACTTCTGGTATGATTTACCGTGAACAACAATTAAAGGATAAATTGCCGAACCTTAGTGAAGAAGAAAAACTAGCATTATTAGCATCTAATGGCATGCTTGTAAAACGTCCTATCTTGGTTCTTGAAGACAAAGTACTTGTTGGATTTAAAGAAGCAGAATGGATTGAGGCGTTGAAGCTCTAA
- a CDS encoding MarR family winged helix-turn-helix transcriptional regulator, translating into MAEIGVLEGYKHKEDVPDSEYLRLENQLSFPLYVVAKEIVNAYRNHLDPLNLTYTQYIVMMALWQYGDLSVKELGQVLRLDSGTLTPLLKKLEAKAFLKRKRSRQDERVVMVTLTDTGKALRDVAVHIPRRLAEASGPIFDVEETRQLRMLLNKLLEAIDNANAKTAENMKG; encoded by the coding sequence ATGGCAGAAATTGGTGTACTTGAAGGGTACAAACATAAAGAAGATGTTCCTGATTCAGAATATTTAAGATTGGAAAATCAATTGAGCTTTCCACTTTATGTAGTGGCGAAGGAAATTGTTAATGCATATCGTAATCACTTAGATCCTTTAAATTTAACATATACTCAATACATCGTAATGATGGCATTGTGGCAATATGGTGATTTATCCGTTAAGGAATTGGGCCAAGTATTGCGCCTTGATTCCGGTACATTAACACCGCTTTTAAAGAAATTAGAAGCAAAAGCATTCTTGAAACGCAAACGCAGCCGTCAAGATGAACGCGTAGTTATGGTAACTCTTACTGACACGGGCAAAGCATTACGTGATGTAGCTGTTCATATACCACGACGCTTGGCTGAAGCGTCAGGTCCTATTTTTGACGTAGAAGAAACACGTCAATTGCGTATGTTGCTCAATAAATTACTAGAAGCAATCGATAACGCAAACGCAAAAACAGCAGAGAACATGAAGGGCTAA
- a CDS encoding HigA family addiction module antitoxin gives MEKFIPTPTISEILKEEFMDPLGLSAYRLAKDIHVPVSRIQEILNGTRSISADTSLRLAKYFDVSEGYFLRLQMDVDLRTAKLSEGMDEVLSSIAHCASLEPVDCQ, from the coding sequence ATGGAAAAGTTTATTCCTACACCTACCATTAGTGAAATATTAAAAGAAGAGTTTATGGATCCATTAGGACTATCTGCATATCGATTGGCTAAGGATATACATGTGCCTGTTTCACGGATTCAAGAAATATTGAATGGTACACGATCTATTTCAGCAGATACATCGTTGCGTTTAGCGAAATACTTTGATGTTTCGGAAGGGTATTTCTTGCGTTTACAGATGGATGTTGATTTGCGTACAGCAAAACTTAGTGAGGGGATGGATGAAGTATTATCCTCTATTGCACATTGTGCTTCATTAGAACCCGTAGATTGTCAATAA
- a CDS encoding carboxymuconolactone decarboxylase family protein has protein sequence MSKSEFAQAYTERMFPDIAAPAGYIDPEFEVLFDNFAFDEVITEEGRNVPAKDRFLAILATLVGASAVDEYALMLPAALNFGLIPDEVVELIYQAVPYLGIGRVRPFFKVTNKIFDYRGEAIVDPSRSTITGESRLEKGVEKQVEIFGESMRNSYQEGPEDIRHINKWLANMFGDYYTRKGLSVAHREMITFCFLAAQGGCKAQLKAHVEGNLNVGNSKQYLINIVSQCVPYIGYPRTLNALRCIQEGYTAWEAKQ, from the coding sequence ATGTCTAAATCTGAATTTGCTCAAGCCTACACGGAGCGTATGTTCCCTGATATTGCAGCCCCAGCAGGTTATATTGATCCAGAGTTTGAAGTATTGTTTGATAATTTTGCCTTTGATGAAGTCATTACCGAAGAAGGCCGTAATGTACCAGCAAAGGATCGCTTCTTAGCCATTCTTGCAACATTAGTAGGCGCCTCTGCTGTTGATGAATATGCATTAATGCTACCGGCAGCATTAAACTTTGGTCTTATTCCTGATGAAGTGGTAGAGCTCATTTATCAAGCGGTGCCCTATCTTGGCATCGGACGTGTGCGCCCATTCTTTAAAGTGACCAATAAGATTTTTGACTATCGAGGAGAAGCTATTGTTGATCCATCTCGTAGCACGATTACTGGCGAGTCTCGTCTTGAAAAAGGCGTAGAAAAACAAGTGGAAATCTTCGGCGAGTCTATGCGTAATTCTTACCAAGAAGGACCAGAAGATATTCGTCACATCAATAAATGGCTTGCCAATATGTTCGGCGATTACTATACGCGTAAAGGCCTTAGCGTGGCTCATCGTGAAATGATTACCTTTTGCTTCCTTGCGGCTCAAGGTGGCTGTAAAGCTCAACTCAAGGCTCATGTAGAAGGCAATTTGAACGTAGGGAACAGCAAACAATATTTGATTAACATCGTATCTCAATGCGTGCCGTATATCGGCTATCCTCGTACCTTAAATGCTCTTCGTTGCATTCAAGAAGGCTACACCGCATGGGAAGCTAAACAATAA
- a CDS encoding type II toxin-antitoxin system RelE/ParE family toxin produces MIIGFKDKETEKVYYQSFSKRFSPFIQRLALRKLLLLDNAESLQDLRWPPGNRLELLQGDRFGQYSLRINGQYRLCFKVKDSSSFYDVEIVDYH; encoded by the coding sequence ATGATTATCGGATTTAAGGATAAGGAAACAGAAAAAGTTTACTATCAAAGCTTTTCTAAACGCTTTTCTCCGTTTATACAAAGGTTAGCTCTTCGTAAATTACTATTGTTAGATAATGCTGAATCATTACAAGATTTACGTTGGCCACCAGGTAATCGCTTGGAGTTGTTGCAAGGAGATCGATTTGGTCAGTATAGTTTGCGGATTAATGGTCAATATAGACTGTGTTTTAAAGTGAAAGATAGTAGTAGTTTTTATGATGTAGAAATTGTAGATTATCATTAA